The genome window TCAAGATAGCTGTGGGTGTCGGATATGAGGCCTATTTTAACCATTGAGTTTAAAAGTGTACGCTAAAAATTTAAAAAATAAGGCTGCAACAGCTTTTTATATTCATCCGAATAAATGCCGATAGCTTCGTAAATGGTAAAATTAGTCGTTTCGGTTAAAACATCGTCCAATCCAAAACATACAATTTCACGGTGCGGCTCTGCGTGTATAAATGAACGGATAGTTATTATTTTATGCCGGTAAAGCTGATTCTGCATTGCCAGTTCTTTTATCAATACCGCAGCCTGAACAGGCAATATCAGCCAGCATAATCCTTTAGGGGATAAATGCGCTGCTATTCCTTTCATTAACATATCAAAAAAGTCCACATCAGTATGTTTCGCCAGCGTTTTCTTCTCTTTTGGCGATTCCAGTGAGTTTAGATAGAATGGCGGATTGGATATGATCAGGTCATATTTATCGCCAGGATGTTCGTCAAAAAAAGTATCTATGCTGTTGGGCATAATAAGCAGCCTTTTATTAAAAATGGAATTCTTGAAATTCTTTGCGGCAGTTTCGGCTGCTGATACATCAATTTCAACGGCATCAACATTGGCGTTAATAAATCGTTGCGCAAGCATCAATGCAATTACGCCGGTGCCGGTTCCTATATCTAATACGCGCCCAGGGTTCATAACCGTTGCTATTGCACCAAGTAACACCCCATCGGTGTTAATCTTCATAGCACACCCTGTTTGATCAACACTGAATTGTTTAAACCTGAATAATTGTGGCGGTTTCAATTACAAATTCCCTTTCTTCATTTCAGCAACGGCATAGGTTGCCGCCCTGGCTGTTAAAGCCATGTACAGGATAGACGGACTTTGATTCCCGGTGCTGGTCATACAGGCGCCATCAGTAACAAACACATTTTTGCAATGGTGCAACTGGTTCCATTTGTTAAGTAATGAGGTTTTGGAATCTTTTCCCATCCGGCAGCCGCCCATTTCGTGGATATCCAACCCCGGTGCCTGTTTATTTTCATAGGTGGATACATTTGTGCACCCTGCTTTTTCCAGCATCTCTTTGCTCTGTACCAGGAAATCTTTAACCATCCGTTCATCATTTTCATCATACTCAACCGAGGTTATCAGTAAAGGGATGCCCCACTGGTCTTTTTGATCGTCGCTTAAACGTACATGGTTGGTGATTTTTGGCACTGTTTCACCCTGCATATACATATAAACTGTCCAGCGGCCCGGTTCGGTTAACGATTCCTTGTAAGCTGCACCTATTTCGCCATGCTGCGTTTCGGCCGCCCCCCGCTCCCGGTTGGCACCCATAAAAGTGGTGAAGCCACCAAAGTAATCCGTTTCCTGGGTGTACAAATTGCGATAGTTTGCCAAAATCAGTTCCGTTGGATTCCTGCCATAATAATAGCTATCCAAATAGCCCTCCATTTCGCCGCCAACTGATGCGCGGTAATTCTGAAAAGCAACATATTTACCCAGCAGGCCGCTATCATTTCCTAATCCATTGGGGAACCGGTTTGATTTTGAATTTAAAAGCACCAGGTTGCTGTTTAAGGCAGATGCATTTAAAAATATAACCCGGGCGAAGTAATCTGTGGTCTCTTTCGTATTGGTATCAATAACCCTTACGCCTGTGGCCTTACCCAGTTTCTCATCATAAATAATAGAGTGTACTACAGAAAAAGGCCTGATGGTTAAATTGCCGGTGCGTTTAGCCCAGGGCAGCGTTGAGCTTACCGAACTGAAATAGCCCCCAAACGGACAGCCGCGCATACATAAATTGCGGGCCTGGCATTGCGCCCGGCCCTGGTCTAAATGAATTTGGTTTGGTTTTGTTAAATGCGCCCAGCGGGCGTGTACCAGGTGCCTGTCTTTATAATTTTCACTTATTTTTTTACTGATCACTTCCTGAACAGCATTCATGTCAAACGGCGGCAAAAACTCGCCGTCCGGCATGGATTCAATGCCATCTTTATTGCCGCAAACGCCTATAAATTTCTCTACATGTGAATACCAGGGCGCTACATCGTCGTACCCAATAGGCCAGGCTATTCCGTAACCGAACCTTTCGGGGTTGGTAAATTCAAACTGGCTCCAACGTTGACAGGCACGCCCCCAAGTTAATGATTTACCACCAACCTGGTAACCACGGATCCAGTCAAAAGGTTTTTCCTGGATGTATGGATGATCTTTGTCTTTCACAAAGAAATGTGCGTTGTCCTCGCCATATCCTGCTGCTTTACTTATTAATGGATTTTCCTTTAAGAAATCAGTGGTCATCCGTCCCCGGTGTTTAAATTCCCAGGGGGGCATGGTAGCCGTCGGATAATCTTTAATATGTTCAACATTGCGGCCGCGTTCTAAAACAAGTGTCTTTAACCCCTGCTCACATAGCTCTTTTGCAGCCCAGCCACCACTGATCCCCGAGCCTATAACGATTGCGTCGTAAGTATTTTTTTGTTTTCCGTTTGACATAATTGGTTTGAATTTCCTTCTAACGGGGCAGATGTTAAATCTTTCTACAGGAAGATTTTACCCGGGCCGACTTCGGAATGTTTAACAACACGATAAATATAA of Mucilaginibacter xinganensis contains these proteins:
- a CDS encoding tRNA1(Val) (adenine(37)-N6)-methyltransferase, which produces MKINTDGVLLGAIATVMNPGRVLDIGTGTGVIALMLAQRFINANVDAVEIDVSAAETAAKNFKNSIFNKRLLIMPNSIDTFFDEHPGDKYDLIISNPPFYLNSLESPKEKKTLAKHTDVDFFDMLMKGIAAHLSPKGLCWLILPVQAAVLIKELAMQNQLYRHKIITIRSFIHAEPHREIVCFGLDDVLTETTNFTIYEAIGIYSDEYKKLLQPYFLNF
- a CDS encoding GMC oxidoreductase: MSNGKQKNTYDAIVIGSGISGGWAAKELCEQGLKTLVLERGRNVEHIKDYPTATMPPWEFKHRGRMTTDFLKENPLISKAAGYGEDNAHFFVKDKDHPYIQEKPFDWIRGYQVGGKSLTWGRACQRWSQFEFTNPERFGYGIAWPIGYDDVAPWYSHVEKFIGVCGNKDGIESMPDGEFLPPFDMNAVQEVISKKISENYKDRHLVHARWAHLTKPNQIHLDQGRAQCQARNLCMRGCPFGGYFSSVSSTLPWAKRTGNLTIRPFSVVHSIIYDEKLGKATGVRVIDTNTKETTDYFARVIFLNASALNSNLVLLNSKSNRFPNGLGNDSGLLGKYVAFQNYRASVGGEMEGYLDSYYYGRNPTELILANYRNLYTQETDYFGGFTTFMGANRERGAAETQHGEIGAAYKESLTEPGRWTVYMYMQGETVPKITNHVRLSDDQKDQWGIPLLITSVEYDENDERMVKDFLVQSKEMLEKAGCTNVSTYENKQAPGLDIHEMGGCRMGKDSKTSLLNKWNQLHHCKNVFVTDGACMTSTGNQSPSILYMALTARAATYAVAEMKKGNL